One stretch of Solenopsis invicta isolate M01_SB chromosome 16, UNIL_Sinv_3.0, whole genome shotgun sequence DNA includes these proteins:
- the LOC105199536 gene encoding DDRGK domain-containing protein 1 isoform X2, whose amino-acid sequence MRKVRVNARDASMAEARPLRRVGAVRNVRRRMQGNANYRPEEDNRHNDVDQDNDDDDKAELPEHKVGAKKRAKLAAKAEKKIQRETAERERQERKKRDQLLQEEREKQAEKEHAEQIQMEEVEKKTKEEKEKREYEEYLKMKEAFNIEEEGYGQKNKECEENILQEFLAYIKMNKVLVLEDLAAHFGLKTANVVERIQQLQANGNLTGVIDDRGKFIYISEDELKIVAKFVRQRGRVSISELAENSNNLINLTPTKNCSISVS is encoded by the coding sequence ATGCGGAAAGTACGAGTCAACGCTCGAGATGCTAGTATGGCTGAAGCTAGACCATTGAGGCGAGTAGGTGCTGTAAGAAATGTCAGACGTCGTATGCAGGGAAATGCTAATTACCGACCTGAAGAGGACAATAGACATAACGACGTTGACCAAGATAACGACGATGATGACAAAGCAGAATTGCCAGAACATAAGGTAGGAGCAAAGAAACGGGCAAAACTAGCAGCTAAAGCTGAAAAGAAGATCCAAAGAGAGACAGCTGAACGAGAAAGGCAGGAACGTAAAAAACGAGATCAACTTTTacaagaagaaagagaaaaacaggCTGAAAAGGAACACGCTGAACAGATACAAATGGAAGAAGTGGAAAAGAAAACtaaagaggaaaaagagaaacgaGAGTATGAAGAATATTTGAAGATGAAGGAAGCTTTTAACATAGAGGAGGAAGGTTATGGACAAAAAAATAAGGAATGCGAGGAAAATATATTGCAAGAATTTCTTGCATATATAAAGATGAACAAGGTACTGGTTTTAGAAGATCTAGCTGCACATTTTGGATTGAAGACAGCAAATGTAGTTGAAAGAATTCAACAACTACAAGCGAATGGTAATTTAACCGGCGTAATTGATGATAgaggcaaatttatttatatttcggAAGATGAACTTAAAATTGTCGCTAAGTTTGTGCGACAACGTGGTCGAGTTAGTATTAGTGAATTAgctgaaaattcaaataatctaattaatttaactCCTACAAAAAACTGTAGCATTTCAGTTAGTTAG
- the LOC105199536 gene encoding DDRGK domain-containing protein 1 isoform X1 → MDVYLLTFVAAAIILLTVICTVFLQTMRKVRVNARDASMAEARPLRRVGAVRNVRRRMQGNANYRPEEDNRHNDVDQDNDDDDKAELPEHKVGAKKRAKLAAKAEKKIQRETAERERQERKKRDQLLQEEREKQAEKEHAEQIQMEEVEKKTKEEKEKREYEEYLKMKEAFNIEEEGYGQKNKECEENILQEFLAYIKMNKVLVLEDLAAHFGLKTANVVERIQQLQANGNLTGVIDDRGKFIYISEDELKIVAKFVRQRGRVSISELAENSNNLINLTPTKNCSISVS, encoded by the exons ATGGACGTCTATCTGTTAACATTTGTCGCTGCGgcgattattttattaactgtcATATGTACAGTTTTCTTACAAA CTATGCGGAAAGTACGAGTCAACGCTCGAGATGCTAGTATGGCTGAAGCTAGACCATTGAGGCGAGTAGGTGCTGTAAGAAATGTCAGACGTCGTATGCAGGGAAATGCTAATTACCGACCTGAAGAGGACAATAGACATAACGACGTTGACCAAGATAACGACGATGATGACAAAGCAGAATTGCCAGAACATAAGGTAGGAGCAAAGAAACGGGCAAAACTAGCAGCTAAAGCTGAAAAGAAGATCCAAAGAGAGACAGCTGAACGAGAAAGGCAGGAACGTAAAAAACGAGATCAACTTTTacaagaagaaagagaaaaacaggCTGAAAAGGAACACGCTGAACAGATACAAATGGAAGAAGTGGAAAAGAAAACtaaagaggaaaaagagaaacgaGAGTATGAAGAATATTTGAAGATGAAGGAAGCTTTTAACATAGAGGAGGAAGGTTATGGACAAAAAAATAAGGAATGCGAGGAAAATATATTGCAAGAATTTCTTGCATATATAAAGATGAACAAGGTACTGGTTTTAGAAGATCTAGCTGCACATTTTGGATTGAAGACAGCAAATGTAGTTGAAAGAATTCAACAACTACAAGCGAATGGTAATTTAACCGGCGTAATTGATGATAgaggcaaatttatttatatttcggAAGATGAACTTAAAATTGTCGCTAAGTTTGTGCGACAACGTGGTCGAGTTAGTATTAGTGAATTAgctgaaaattcaaataatctaattaatttaactCCTACAAAAAACTGTAGCATTTCAGTTAGTTAG